The sequence below is a genomic window from Cicer arietinum cultivar CDC Frontier isolate Library 1 chromosome 6, Cicar.CDCFrontier_v2.0, whole genome shotgun sequence.
atgaatTATCTAAATGATGTCAAACATGCAACTCCAaaatttacttaatattttttttataaaaaaaaattttgagttagacttcgacaaccaaggagtaatcaacaatgcatgcattagtgaaacttatcaaattgagcaatgatatgagcaaagatATAGAGTTcgaatttcaaaatcccaaacagaAAACTTGAGACCAAATGgaagttgttaataatttttcatcatagtgcacatttacacacaattagaaagacacaaattcaaataacaaaaataagattgcaaaaaataaaagttacctcaaCCTGTAGGTTGCCTCCCGCGAaacgcttctttaaagtcattagttTGACGtgtcaactattgtcaaggtggcatatatgacaggaagaacacatcatccttctcaccaaaagatacatatttcaagtgaggtggcaattgcttgAGTTCAACCAATGgtgtatctttctttttctctatataTTCATCTTTATTCCCTTTCAACCCCTCCCATGTAGTGGGGAAATGGGGAGTAAGATGGTGATTcttctaacatggctaaaacctctttcacatttggatctttactttctttaacaacatcttggggtaggcataacactCCTAATGGCATAATGGGTCCTTGATGTTCAAattcttcatcgactatcgaattaaaaatctcaattcgaTTGCTcccttctctttcgtttgaatgcttcatggcttttaaaatattgaatataactgtttcctcatttaccttaaaggttaaggtgtcatccgccacatcaatcatagctctccctattgctaagaatggtctccccaaaatcaaaggaatgtcattgtcctcttccatgtctagtaccatgAAATCCACTGGGAAAATGAACCTATCCACCTTGAATAATACATCTTCTACCACTCCATacgggtgtttcattgagcgattCGCAAACTGTAACATTAGTTGCGTGTCTTTGACTCTTCCAAGCCTAGCTTTTTGTATATGGAGAgaggcataagacttacactatccccaagatcacacagggCTTTCTCAAAAGTTCTATTCCCAATAGCACAAGGAAtagagaagcttccaggatccttgagcttaggTGGCAACTTCCTCTATAGAATAGCACTACACTTTTCAGTAAGCATCACTATTTCACtaccaatttttcttttctttaacagAATCTCTTTCATGTACTTGGCGTAAGCCATCATCTGCTCTAGTGCTTCTGCAAAaataatgttaatttgtaattttttaaaaatatcaagaaacttaccaaattgttttccagtttcttcatttattaatctttgagggaatggaagtcgaatttctggatTTGGTCGcggttcccttttttgtaccacaagttcttcctccttttcaagagcgGCGTGCTCCTCAAATGACGCCAGTGTGACCATTTCCTCTAGGTGGGTTGAAGTCGGAGTACTTCCACTCTGTTTGGCTTTAGgcggtacttgttcacttaccttgccactcctcgtGGTCACTGCATTAACATTATTTCGTGGATTTGGAAatgtgtcactaggcaaatttccaggcgttctttgtgccatttttTGAGCTAGTTGAACCAATTGGGTCTCTAGATTCTTTATTGATGTAGAGTGATTTTTTTgaatggctcttgactcttcaatgaaagaacttgtgcttgtTACTAATTTCTCCAAAACACTCCCCCAAGCAACTTTTTGTGGTGGGGCTTGATATGgttgagctccttgttgaccttGAGATCTACCCTGTTGATCTTTCcatgaaaaatttggatgatttctcaaACCAGGATTCTACGTACTAGAGTAGTGATTATTCTGCTTCCCATTGTTAGCCATAAAGATCACCTCTTCTAGTTCTTCTGTATCATCTTCATCCGGTgcttcacaagctccatttttatgtgctccCCCACAAAAGTCACAACCAatatgtttcaataatttgatAGGGGCAACTTGGGGTAGTATTTTTAGAGCTGCCATCCCTTTCTTTATCTCAGCGGCgataacatcttctatctgtttTGGGAGAAGCTTCCCTTGAGCCAACCCAACATCCAGAACATTCAATTCCAGCATACCACTTTTTGACCCACCACCTctatcatacaacatcatttgttcacTTGATTCCATTatctcaataattttttgtgCTTCTGAtgcggttttgtaattcaaagaaccacctgtTGTAGCATCCAAAATAATTCTAGTGCTAGGCTTCAAAGcattacaaaatatttgcatttgggcagtgtcATCATAAGCATGATTGGGGCATCCTGCTAGTAAAACCCTTGAATTGCCTGTAAGTGTCACAAAGAGATTCTCCttctttctgtttgtaacttgaaatctcttgcctttttcAAACGAACACAACTGGGGGAAAGTATTGTTCGAAGAACTTATCTTTAAGGTCATCCCATTTGGTGATGCTACCAGCAGGAAAGGAATTaagccactccttagcatcatctttcaatgaaaatggaaatagtCTCAACATCTTGCCTTCTTCAGAACAATCATCCAttttcactgtttcacataattcagaGAAGTTCGTGAGGTGTCTATTGGCGTCTTCGTTATTTTTATCGGAAAAATGAATCTCCATCAACTCTCGTAATAGAGCAGGGTTCACTTCAAACTTGTTAACTGTAACTGGTTGGTTATGGATTGCCAACCGAGCACGGTTTCTATTTCGATTCCCATACTCGTCGAGGGTACTTTCATGTGGTGGTGGATTAGCCATCTtcgtaaatatgaagaaatccctcaaatcctcttcttccacagctgtctttgagtttctatgctaggacacaagtctcccaacttcccaatagtcaaaaggATCCctagaaagtaaaaaaaaaatgcattttaatgaatgcTGATGCGCGCTGCGCGCCCTAGGCGCAAGATTTGTGCTCCGGGCGCGCCTAGACAATGTCAAAAGGGTGGAAATACCCCCCAGGCGCAGcttttgcgcttcaggcgcgtcCTGGCAGTGGCAAAATgctggaaatgcgcctcaggtGCGGTTGTTGCtcttcaggcgcacaacttctTTTGGTTGACGTGTTCTGCATTTGGCGCCTCTTTAGAGTCTGAAATAGGTTCCAATGTCTTGATGAAAGTtttagctatggatcttagctttcatctGCACTTGGttggactccaattggacatctacaactctagatatggctaaaatactccacataggtaaTGTTGATTTCTCGCCAAAATTCGACagtgcactaaaacaaagtaacaacgcaaaactccgaaatTAATCAAGGGAATAAGaatataaacatttcattaaatcaaagaaataaaattaacaaaatatatcaaataaatccttaaattaactaataaataaaagataaataagactaaaaacaataaaaaaaaaatatgcatatgatgaagaatcaTCAAAGTTTTAAGGTTTGAAAAAGAGAAAGTGTGGGAATACGCAAGGAATGTGAGTGAGCGTTGGGTTGGTGGTGAGTGTGTTTTATGAATATCTTTGAGTTTCTAAAAGCATAACTAGTTGACACGCGTCAACACTAATGAACAAAACATGTCTGAGTATCACAACTTACAAGGAAAAatgttcatatttaaaaattaattgaatttagatTGCCAGGGGCACTAATAAATTCCACTTCTTCATAGGCAGAGCATATATACATTTAACCATTTATTATGTTTTACCATAGACAAAACTATGGAGACTTCAACatcattcttttataaaaagaatgtttaggtttttctttataaaattgaatttgtctTCACTTAGAGATTTTCTGAGAATACTAGCCCATTGATGACTAGTGTCAACAAATTTattgtaaaattgtatttttagttAAACTTATAGGTGAAGTATTAACGCAAAAGATAGGAATGTTACTCTCGTTGAATTTTAAATCTTCTAGCTGATATTTTATCCACAACAATTGAGTTCTACAACCTATTGCtgagatatattttgtttctgTTGTTGATAGAGCAATACTCCTTTGTCTTTTGATATACTAAGAGATTAGATTCTCATCAAGGAATGTACAATTTCCactagcatttttcctttcttgtATGTCTTCAGCATAGTCAACATTATAGACGCCTACTAACCTGTACTCAGAGGTTGGCTTATAATATAGACCAAGATTAGTAGTTCCTTTCATATATGTATACATCCTCTTAACAACTGTTAAGTGAGATTCTTTAGTGTCAGACTAAGATCTAGCACACCCACACACTAAACATACTCATCCTTTGTGTACCTTCTGATCTTCCTTTTAACTTACTCATCCTTATAAAGAAAACAAGTTGGATGCATAGGTGTAGACATAGACTTACATTCATCCATTTAAAATTTCTTAAGATTTTCGTTTGTGTATTTGGTGTGACAAATGAGTACATTTTCTGGgctttgatgaatttgaattcCAAGAAAGAACTTCAATTCTCCCATCTTTCTTATCTTAATTTCATTTTGCATTAACTTAGAAAAACCTTAGCAGAGCTTACCGTTAGTAAAGCCAAAGATGATATTATAAACATAGATTTGAGCCATGAGAAGGTCATTCTTATATTGTTTTGTAAATAATGTAGTGTCAACGTGgtctatttcaaaatcattcttTAATAAGAAATTGTTAAGTCTATCCTACCAAGAACTTAGAGTCTGTTTCagaccatacaaagatttctttaatttgaaaacatcaTATGGAAAATCATAATCATCAAAGCCAAAAGTTTGTTTGACatacatttctttatttatgtaacCATTTAAGAAAACACATTTCACATTCATTTGATATAAAATGGTTTTATTAAAAACTGTAATAGAAAGTAAAATTTTGATTGCCTCTAACCTTGCCACATGGGCAAAAGTTTCACTGTAATAAATATCTTCCTGCTAATTGTATCCTTGAGCTACATGTCTTGTTTTGTTTCTAACGACTTCATCTCTCACTTTTACTTTGTTTCTGAAAACCTACTTGGTTCCAGTTGACTTATTTTCTTTAGGTTTAGGGACAAGATCCACTGCGtcatttattttgaattgattcAACTCTTCTTTCATAATCATTATTGATCTATAACATGATAGAGCTTCGTCTATAGTTGTAGGTTCAATTTCAAATAGTAGTCCAAACATAGATGTTTCTTTAAAAACGAATTTTTTCCAGACAATCATTCGCATTTCCTATGATCAGAGAGTCTAGATGATAAGATATGTATTTCCATCTAGGTTTAGATTCTTGATGATCTGAACTTTTGGGTGGTTCATTTTTTCTTATTCTTGAGTCATTTTTTCTTATTCTTGAGTAATGAGGCATATCTCCTTATTCATTGGAGGCTGATTTTGTTGGTTCCTCTAATATTTGTAGATATGCAAAGTCTACATCTAgctttgaatttttattgtcaTGCTTTTTGTCATCAAGCTTGACATGAATTGATTCATCAACAATTATTGTTTCTTTGTTGCATACAATATAGGCTTTAGACCTTTTATAGTATCCTAAAAAGATGCACTTTTGAGACCATGAATCAAATTTGTCAAGATTCtctttgatattaaaaatatgcGACCAAATTGATGAAAGTATGAAATGTTAGGCTTTGTTCCTTTCTATAGTTCATAAGGAGTCTTGTTAAGAATATGTTAGATATGACTATTATGAATATAACATGCAATGTTCATTGCTTCTATCCAAAAGTGATTCGCAATAATTATTTCGCGAATCATGGTGCGTGTCATTTCTAGAAGAtatgtatttttctttataCAATATTGTTTTGCTGAGGTTATCTAGGAattaaaagttatgtaaaatttctttttcttcacataagttttcaaaaatattattttcaaattcacctccatgatcactacTAATTGTTACAATACAaaaacctttttcattttgcactTGTTTGCAGAAGGTAGTGAAAACTTGATATAACTCATCCTTGTGTTTAACGAACTTTACCCATGTCCACCTtgaataatcatcaacaatatgAAATGCATACTTTTAGCCTTAATAGAGGCAGTCTTTACACGAAAAATAAATGAAGATGTAAAAGTTTGAGTGATCTTGAAGTGGAAACAACATTTTATGAcgaaaaaaaagattttgtttgTTTCCCTTACTGACATGCCTCACAAAGAACATTTGATTCACATTTAAAATTTGGCAAGTCTCTGACTAAATAACGTTTTTTCAGTTTTGAGATTACCCTCAAATTCGCATATCCTAATCGTTTGTGCCAAATTAGTTGTTCTTCATTCACAAACATAAGACTTTTTACTACTTGTTTTTCCAAATCAGAtagttaattttgtaaatattttttttcctttggcCAGTAAATAACATGGATCCATCAATTTAACTTATTATCTTACATGACTTTTTATTGAAGACAACATCATAACCTATGTCGCTTAATTTGCTTATGCTCAATAAGTTATGTATTAACGTTTTTAGtagtaaaacatttttaatagagGGAAAGGAACTATTATCTACTGTATTGTGCCTAATGATCTTACTTTTATAATCACCTCAAAACCCTTTGAATGCTTCGTTCTTAAGGGTTAGGTCTTGGAAAATAGACTTTCTCCCGTCATGTGTCGTGAGCATTCATTTTTCTAGTACCATGACTAGTGTTTTAACTTTGTTGCCAAGGATATCTTCAAGGTAGATTGTATTATTCTTAGGTACCCACATTTGCTTGGGTCCTAATTTGTTAATTCTGAAAGAAGTATTGtcttttcatgtttttttgGCATATGATAAGTTCTTTTATTGTGACctttgaaggtgcaaacacaagaaagatgattgaattgtgtttgtctaagttgCATTATTATCGattatttattcaagaactgGTTTGGGTTGGTGATTTTTACTAAAACAAAGGGTAATAACAATCAACCTTAAGTAACATAGGCAACAGTAAAGTAAAAAGTGCATAAGTAAAGTGACCCAAGcagatttatcttggttcaccccaAACTTGTTAGATGCATCGAATGCCTTCACTTAGAaggatttaaaaactaattcaaatccttgaattacacaacaccTAATCCTATAAGTTAGCTTTCTGAAAGCAATCTGACACCTACAAACTTTTTGAGGAAAACAAACACCTTggccctacaagtcaagtcttctccacacatcTTGAAAACCACATATTGTTGAAGGCAACTACACCTTGACTTTACAAGTCCAGTCGTCTCAACACAACCTGAAAACCACAAATTTCTTGAGGAACACTAAAGCCATTATTGGACTAGCTCACACAAGTTTGGAACAAATTATGTTTTGCTTCTACTAAGCAGATTGTTACACTTGATTTCTCACACTAAaccacttagaaaatatttctttgagCAAGTGCTTCAATAGAACTGAAacctttgaactttgaatactTAGGAAGTTTGAACTCTCAAGAGTTTTTTTGAATTGTATGGGGTTTTGAATTTATGAGTTCATGCTTTCTTCTTCAGtcttgaatatatatatatatatatatatatccacacatatataaaatagattaGGG
It includes:
- the LOC140920772 gene encoding uncharacterized protein, which gives rise to MANPPPHESTLDEYGNRNRNRARLAIHNQPVTVNKFEVNPALLRELMEIHFSDKNNEDANRHLTNFSELCETVKMDDCSEEGKMLRLFPFSLKDDAKEWLNSFPAGKRFQVTNRKKENLFVTLTGNSRVLLAGCPNHAYDDTAQMQIFCNALKPSTRIILDATTGGSLNYKTASEAQKIIEIMESSEQMMLYDRGGGSKSGMLELNVLDVGLAQGKLLPKQIEDVIAAEIKKGMAALKILPQVAPIKLLKHIGCDFCGGAHKNGACEAPDEDDTEELEEGRSQGQQGAQPYQAPPQKVAWGSVLEKLVTSTSSFIEESRAIQKNHSTSIKNLETQLVQLAQKMAQRTPGNLPSDTFPNPRNNVNAVTTRSGKVSEQVPPKAKQSGSTPTSTHLEEMVTLASFEEHAALEKEEELVRKLPPKLKDPGSFSIPCAIGNRTFEKALCDLGDSVSLMPLSIYKKLGLEESKTRN